The following are from one region of the Rosistilla carotiformis genome:
- a CDS encoding dihydrolipoamide acetyltransferase → MADKQESVEDEATPSDQPKSKKLMIVGFVSAVMIVETLLFFFMVPSADEVAAMAESQLIEDVQNVSEVEIKKDDDEKKVIEFQLGPFGETFSPLGTERQYAVEFRLFGTLRQKNKELMTKEFEEKEGRLQHGIRMVVRNSRLEELQDNQLGLIERRILTTCNAVLEEPILLSVGFKQYKVREE, encoded by the coding sequence ATGGCAGATAAACAAGAGAGCGTCGAAGACGAAGCGACCCCCTCCGATCAACCCAAGAGTAAGAAATTGATGATCGTCGGATTCGTATCCGCGGTGATGATCGTCGAAACGTTGTTGTTCTTCTTCATGGTTCCGTCGGCGGATGAAGTCGCCGCGATGGCCGAATCGCAGTTAATCGAAGACGTGCAGAACGTCAGCGAAGTTGAAATCAAAAAAGACGACGACGAAAAGAAAGTCATCGAGTTTCAGTTGGGGCCATTTGGCGAGACCTTTTCGCCGCTGGGGACCGAGCGACAGTATGCTGTCGAATTTCGTTTGTTCGGCACGTTGCGGCAAAAGAACAAGGAATTGATGACCAAAGAATTCGAAGAGAAAGAGGGCCGCTTGCAGCACGGGATCCGGATGGTTGTCCGCAATTCGCGTCTGGAAGAATTGCAAGACAACCAATTGGGCTTGATCGAAAGGCGTATTTTGACGACATGTAACGCCGTGCTTGAAGAACCGATCCTGCTGTCGGTCGGTTTCAAACAATACAAAGTTCGCGAAGAATGA
- a CDS encoding flagellar FlbD family protein, with translation MLYLRIIGKMSRVCRLTAVVVHRSAVLNMIKLTRIDGEAFILNAELIRYVENRPDTFVTLTTGERFIVRETMDEIVDRAIGYQQQKQLLPTMSPHCGS, from the coding sequence ATGTTGTATTTGCGCATCATCGGCAAAATGAGCCGAGTCTGTCGGTTGACGGCAGTCGTGGTTCATCGATCGGCAGTTTTAAACATGATCAAGCTCACGCGGATTGATGGCGAAGCGTTCATCCTGAACGCCGAACTGATTCGGTACGTCGAAAATCGTCCCGACACGTTCGTGACCCTAACCACGGGCGAGCGATTCATCGTGCGGGAAACGATGGACGAGATCGTCGATCGCGCGATTGGATACCAACAACAAAAACAACTGCTGCCGACAATGTCTCCCCATTGCGGTTCGTAA
- a CDS encoding motility protein A, translating to MDIASLIGVILALGLILGSIALGSAPFSAFIDLPSFLVVIGGAVAAALICFPMKNMVGSPMVAMKVFLNKAPDLQSLIKQIVELAETARRDGLLALESKIAEVEHPLVKSGLQMAVDGSTPEGVEEVLRTEVSAIAIRHKDGKAVMDQLGRFAPAYGMIGTLMGLIMMLSNMSDPSSIGAGMAVALITTLYGAIVANVFFSPFAEKLGLISRQEMVSMEIAIRGVLAIQSGESPRAIEQKLRTYLPPKQRSAE from the coding sequence ATGGATATTGCAAGTCTTATCGGCGTGATCCTAGCGCTGGGCCTGATCTTGGGCTCGATCGCACTTGGTTCCGCGCCGTTTAGCGCCTTCATCGATCTCCCCTCGTTCCTGGTCGTGATCGGTGGTGCCGTCGCGGCGGCGTTGATCTGTTTTCCGATGAAAAACATGGTCGGTTCGCCGATGGTGGCGATGAAGGTCTTCTTGAATAAGGCCCCCGATCTGCAATCGCTGATCAAGCAGATTGTCGAATTGGCGGAAACCGCGCGGCGCGACGGACTGTTGGCGTTGGAGAGCAAGATCGCCGAGGTGGAACATCCGTTGGTCAAGTCGGGTTTGCAGATGGCTGTCGACGGTAGCACCCCCGAAGGGGTTGAAGAGGTGTTGCGGACGGAAGTCAGCGCGATCGCGATCCGTCATAAAGATGGCAAGGCGGTGATGGACCAGTTGGGACGTTTTGCGCCGGCCTACGGAATGATTGGAACCCTGATGGGTCTGATCATGATGTTGAGCAACATGTCCGACCCGTCGAGCATCGGTGCCGGTATGGCCGTGGCGTTGATCACGACGTTGTATGGTGCGATCGTGGCGAACGTCTTCTTCTCACCGTTTGCGGAAAAGCTGGGTCTGATCAGCCGCCAAGAAATGGTCTCGATGGAGATCGCAATCCGCGGCGTGTTGGCGATTCAATCGGGCGAAAGCCCTCGCGCGATCGAACAGAAGCTGCGGACCTACCTGCCGCCTAAACAACGCTCTGCAGAATAG
- a CDS encoding EscU/YscU/HrcU family type III secretion system export apparatus switch protein, which yields MADQDGEKRFSASDSRRQKAREQGQVVRSQDLASAALLLAALAVIGYFGRPMVTDVAEVLVASLADSEVEAFTVDSASSLLTRTGYFTLMAIGPIMVCMFICAILVNILQTGPMLLPDKLMPKFSNISPMQGIKRLLALPNFMRLGFGIFKLGVISAVAALSLMQWYEAVLGVGQLGVAAVAKLIFDATFYTCLWIGGALFILAAFDFAFQWWKHEQDLMMTEQEMRDEMKESQGDPQVIARRRQVQRQLAMQRMKSDVPNSDVIVTNPTELAIAIKYDPKTMAAPIVSAKGAGLLAQKIRRIGLEHGIAIVERKPLAQALYKNVEVGHPVPSEQYQAVAEVLRYVYQLEGRTMPEAA from the coding sequence ATGGCGGACCAAGACGGCGAAAAGAGGTTTTCAGCCAGTGACAGCCGGCGACAGAAAGCCCGTGAACAGGGGCAGGTGGTCCGTAGCCAAGACTTGGCTTCGGCCGCGCTGTTACTGGCCGCACTCGCAGTGATCGGATATTTCGGTCGTCCGATGGTCACCGATGTCGCCGAAGTGTTGGTCGCGTCACTCGCCGATTCGGAAGTCGAAGCGTTTACCGTCGACAGCGCCAGCAGCCTGTTGACCCGAACCGGCTACTTCACCCTGATGGCCATTGGGCCCATCATGGTCTGCATGTTCATTTGCGCGATCCTTGTCAACATCCTGCAAACCGGCCCGATGTTGCTGCCCGACAAGCTGATGCCCAAATTCAGCAATATCAGCCCCATGCAAGGGATCAAACGGTTGTTGGCGCTGCCCAACTTCATGCGTTTGGGGTTTGGAATTTTCAAACTCGGTGTGATCTCCGCCGTGGCCGCGCTCTCGCTGATGCAATGGTATGAAGCGGTGTTGGGTGTCGGCCAGTTGGGCGTCGCCGCCGTGGCCAAATTGATCTTCGATGCCACCTTCTATACATGCCTCTGGATTGGCGGGGCCCTGTTCATCTTGGCGGCTTTCGATTTCGCCTTTCAATGGTGGAAGCATGAGCAGGATTTGATGATGACCGAGCAGGAGATGCGCGACGAGATGAAAGAATCTCAAGGCGATCCGCAGGTCATTGCCCGTCGTCGACAAGTTCAACGCCAACTAGCGATGCAACGGATGAAGTCCGATGTGCCTAATTCCGACGTGATCGTCACCAATCCAACGGAGCTGGCGATCGCGATCAAGTACGATCCCAAGACGATGGCCGCGCCGATTGTGTCAGCGAAAGGGGCGGGGCTGTTGGCCCAAAAGATCCGCCGCATTGGGCTTGAGCATGGCATCGCAATCGTCGAACGCAAGCCACTGGCGCAGGCGCTTTACAAGAACGTGGAGGTGGGACATCCCGTACCTTCCGAACAGTATCAGGCCGTTGCCGAAGTCCTCCGCTACGTCTACCAGCTCGAGGGACGCACGATGCCCGAGGCGGCGTAA
- the fliN gene encoding flagellar motor switch protein FliN, whose product MSDDGSQTQNPPQPTVAEDARSTAGMEQLLDQAEADLAAADGPAAATDANPQPFSLNELQHEDGIDELVSMNLLSDVDLDLRIELGRTHMRLEDVLQLRSGSVVALDRLAGDPVDVFVNDRLVARGEVLVLNESFCVRVTELVTGGNA is encoded by the coding sequence ATGTCAGATGATGGATCACAGACACAGAATCCGCCGCAGCCCACCGTCGCGGAGGATGCGCGATCGACCGCCGGGATGGAGCAATTGCTCGACCAAGCGGAAGCGGATCTTGCCGCTGCCGATGGCCCGGCAGCCGCAACGGATGCCAACCCGCAACCTTTTTCGCTGAACGAATTACAGCATGAAGACGGCATCGACGAACTCGTCTCGATGAACCTGCTGAGCGATGTCGATCTGGATCTGCGGATCGAATTGGGACGCACCCACATGCGGTTGGAAGATGTGCTGCAATTGCGCAGTGGATCGGTGGTCGCCTTGGACCGTTTGGCTGGCGATCCCGTCGATGTGTTTGTCAACGACCGCTTGGTTGCCCGCGGCGAGGTGTTGGTGTTGAACGAAAGCTTCTGCGTTCGCGTCACCGAATTGGTGACCGGAGGCAATGCGTAA
- a CDS encoding OmpA/MotB family protein, translated as MDEGGDDGAAAIPEWVVTFGDMMSLLLTFFIMLVSLSEIKEEEKFQALVESMRQQFGHERSMESMSPGDAKPRETAFEVLATMGRAKKLDSHKGGVDAKAPVGEQPTVRIIRPGRLTAVGTVVFFPEGESELNDDVKAALDGIADELKGKPQKIEIRGHTSARMAAQAVSIREPMNLAYARSVQVYDYLVNHHHIDPRRCRIAAAADSEPMSVAADPAKQQQNPRVEVFLLDETVSDLIGTNDERQKNIIPENDQERQ; from the coding sequence ATGGACGAAGGTGGAGATGACGGTGCAGCAGCGATCCCAGAATGGGTCGTGACGTTCGGCGACATGATGTCGTTGCTGCTGACGTTTTTTATCATGTTGGTATCGCTCAGCGAGATCAAGGAAGAAGAAAAGTTCCAAGCCCTCGTCGAATCGATGCGGCAACAATTTGGCCATGAACGTTCGATGGAAAGCATGTCGCCGGGGGATGCAAAACCTCGCGAAACCGCGTTTGAAGTTTTGGCGACGATGGGCCGCGCCAAAAAACTGGACTCGCACAAAGGTGGCGTGGACGCCAAAGCGCCCGTTGGCGAACAACCGACGGTGCGGATCATCCGTCCCGGTCGGTTGACCGCGGTGGGGACGGTCGTGTTCTTTCCCGAAGGGGAGTCCGAACTGAACGACGATGTGAAGGCCGCGCTCGATGGGATCGCGGACGAACTGAAGGGCAAGCCGCAGAAGATCGAGATCCGTGGCCATACATCGGCCCGCATGGCGGCCCAGGCCGTCTCGATTCGTGAACCGATGAACCTGGCTTACGCCCGCAGCGTCCAGGTCTACGATTATTTGGTGAACCACCATCACATCGATCCGCGACGCTGTCGAATCGCTGCGGCAGCCGACAGTGAACCGATGAGTGTTGCCGCGGACCCAGCGAAACAACAACAGAATCCCCGTGTCGAAGTCTTCCTGTTGGACGAAACCGTCTCCGATTTGATCGGAACCAACGACGAACGTCAAAAGAATATCATTCCGGAAAACGATCAGGAGAGGCAATAA
- a CDS encoding toxin-antitoxin system YwqK family antitoxin: MGDLDADESVLVPPIAAPMMLAPANEPASLDDFPEDSVLTVDTPYIARRIEEAARELAGESLVADSNSEIVRERYDDGSVKVERTVTQDELGNFVNNGPYRMYSPSGSLVAEGNFQMGARHGDWRRVYETADASLLSAYPYSEFQAPFVSQATFTADNLSGSWIITDAQGKLVSEIPFRDGLRHGQAIWNHPNGKRMYEANYRDGMLEGVMAEYDAASNELTSHTFQDGRREEREVEHYKNQQPKAEFLYLSAQQTLKQRDDWWNAKPAVYETAGKRLKHGSFVEYHANGQKKSTGKYEEGHLTGEFASWFENGQRETLGHYHAGVAVGAWAWWHPNGMRRAEGHYANGAPEGQWISWTPEGKVAKRQTYADARPSDVVRSRNANPARPSSANAQRRVQR; this comes from the coding sequence ATGGGAGACCTGGATGCTGACGAAAGTGTTTTGGTTCCCCCGATCGCGGCGCCAATGATGCTAGCCCCTGCCAACGAACCGGCTTCTTTGGACGACTTCCCCGAGGACAGCGTGTTGACCGTCGATACGCCCTACATCGCCCGTCGGATTGAAGAAGCCGCCCGGGAACTGGCTGGCGAATCTCTGGTCGCCGACAGCAATTCCGAAATCGTCCGCGAACGCTACGACGATGGTTCGGTCAAGGTTGAACGGACCGTCACGCAAGATGAACTGGGCAACTTTGTCAACAATGGTCCCTATCGGATGTACAGCCCATCGGGCAGCTTGGTCGCCGAAGGCAACTTTCAAATGGGCGCCCGACACGGCGACTGGCGACGCGTTTATGAAACCGCCGACGCCAGTTTGTTGAGCGCTTATCCGTACAGCGAGTTCCAGGCCCCATTCGTTTCCCAAGCGACTTTCACCGCCGATAATCTCAGCGGCAGTTGGATCATCACCGATGCCCAAGGCAAACTGGTCAGCGAGATCCCGTTCCGCGATGGCCTGCGTCATGGTCAAGCGATTTGGAATCATCCCAACGGCAAACGGATGTACGAAGCCAACTATCGAGACGGAATGCTCGAAGGAGTGATGGCGGAATACGATGCGGCGAGCAACGAACTGACAAGCCACACGTTCCAGGACGGTCGCCGTGAGGAACGTGAAGTCGAACATTACAAGAATCAACAACCCAAAGCAGAATTCCTGTATCTATCGGCGCAGCAAACACTGAAGCAACGCGATGATTGGTGGAACGCCAAGCCGGCCGTTTACGAAACCGCAGGCAAGCGTTTGAAACACGGCAGTTTTGTCGAGTACCACGCCAACGGTCAAAAGAAGTCGACAGGAAAGTATGAAGAGGGACATTTGACCGGTGAATTTGCCAGCTGGTTCGAGAACGGCCAACGCGAAACCCTAGGCCATTATCATGCAGGCGTCGCGGTCGGCGCTTGGGCTTGGTGGCATCCCAATGGAATGCGACGTGCCGAAGGGCATTACGCCAACGGAGCTCCCGAAGGTCAATGGATCAGCTGGACTCCCGAAGGAAAGGTTGCCAAACGGCAAACCTATGCCGATGCGAGGCCTTCGGATGTGGTGCGTAGCCGGAACGCAAACCCGGCCCGTCCCAGTTCGGCGAACGCACAGCGCCGCGTCCAGCGGTAG
- a CDS encoding flagellar biosynthetic protein FliQ, producing MDANSAADFVREALLQAVIIASPLLFIGMAAGLMIGLVQALTQIQDQTVSFVPKILAMATTMIVCMPWMIQRMVEFARELYLSAGQIGP from the coding sequence ATGGACGCTAATTCCGCTGCCGATTTTGTTCGTGAAGCCTTGTTGCAAGCGGTGATTATCGCTTCGCCGCTGCTGTTTATCGGGATGGCGGCCGGATTGATGATCGGGCTGGTTCAAGCGTTGACACAGATTCAAGATCAAACCGTTTCGTTTGTCCCGAAGATCTTGGCGATGGCGACGACAATGATCGTGTGCATGCCTTGGATGATCCAACGGATGGTCGAATTCGCGCGTGAACTTTACCTCAGTGCCGGACAGATCGGCCCCTAG
- a CDS encoding flagellar biosynthetic protein FliR, whose product MEALTQIGQQQLLLFMLVLTRLSLMLMGMPGVGAGVPRRVKVFLVLTMTGLLFPLLGDLPVPPVNSIVDLAIAMGREAIVGLFIGLVIQLLITGIQLAGELISSTAGMQLGAGTDPQTKAAMPILGNMIGMMVTVILMSVGGQHMLIDALFTSFRTIPPGLVRVEIGWIELLTYEMTQGMATGVRAGAPVVTGLLLSNLITGLLSRTLPQLNILAVGLNVNAIAMMAISAIALGSCGLLFETELSALFDRLGDLLATTKPG is encoded by the coding sequence ATGGAAGCATTGACACAAATCGGCCAACAGCAACTGCTGCTGTTCATGCTTGTTCTGACCCGTCTAAGCCTGATGTTGATGGGGATGCCAGGCGTTGGTGCCGGCGTGCCGCGACGCGTGAAAGTGTTCCTCGTGTTGACGATGACCGGATTGTTGTTCCCTTTACTGGGAGACTTGCCCGTCCCCCCGGTCAACAGCATCGTCGATCTGGCGATCGCGATGGGACGCGAAGCGATCGTGGGGCTGTTTATCGGATTGGTGATTCAGTTGTTGATCACCGGTATTCAACTGGCCGGTGAATTGATCAGTTCGACCGCCGGTATGCAATTGGGGGCCGGAACCGATCCGCAAACGAAAGCTGCGATGCCAATCCTGGGTAATATGATCGGGATGATGGTGACGGTGATCTTGATGTCGGTCGGCGGTCAACACATGTTGATCGATGCTTTGTTCACCAGCTTCCGAACGATCCCGCCGGGACTGGTACGCGTCGAAATCGGTTGGATCGAATTGTTGACGTATGAGATGACCCAAGGGATGGCGACGGGGGTTCGAGCGGGCGCTCCGGTGGTGACGGGATTGCTGCTGTCGAACCTGATCACCGGGCTGCTCAGCCGCACGCTACCGCAACTAAACATCCTCGCCGTTGGTTTGAATGTCAACGCGATTGCGATGATGGCGATTTCGGCGATCGCACTGGGGTCGTGTGGTCTGTTATTTGAGACCGAATTATCCGCCCTGTTCGATCGATTGGGCGATCTGTTGGCGACTACGAAACCGGGCTGA
- the fliP gene encoding flagellar type III secretion system pore protein FliP (The bacterial flagellar biogenesis protein FliP forms a type III secretion system (T3SS)-type pore required for flagellar assembly.), translated as MQRSWITLVLFGCLAASISTADVCAQEVITQTPIRLDDPIDFVRQGPEHWTSPEGLSSSLQIMLLLTVLSLAPAILLMTTCYVRIIVVFGLLKQAMGLQQLPPSQVMTSIAMFMTLFVMGPIWHQVYKDAIQPYTDPSIEMSLEEAWDIGKAPICEFMSRQIAAAGNYDDVHLFFRYVDGPPPAEMADVPIRVLLPAYMLSELKVAFLMGFKIYLPFLILDIVVASVTISMGMLMLPPGVISLPFKLLLFVLVDGWRLVVQMLLESFGTLPG; from the coding sequence ATGCAACGAAGCTGGATCACCCTTGTATTGTTCGGCTGTCTTGCTGCATCGATCAGCACCGCCGATGTATGCGCGCAGGAGGTGATCACGCAGACGCCGATTCGCTTGGACGATCCGATCGACTTTGTCCGCCAAGGCCCCGAACATTGGACCAGCCCCGAAGGGCTCAGCAGCAGCCTGCAGATCATGCTGTTGTTGACCGTCCTGAGCCTGGCTCCTGCGATCTTGCTCATGACCACCTGTTACGTACGGATCATCGTCGTGTTTGGGTTGTTGAAGCAGGCGATGGGGTTGCAGCAATTGCCCCCCAGCCAAGTCATGACCAGCATCGCGATGTTCATGACATTGTTTGTGATGGGACCGATTTGGCATCAGGTCTACAAAGACGCGATCCAACCCTACACCGATCCTTCGATCGAGATGAGTCTTGAAGAGGCGTGGGATATCGGCAAGGCACCGATCTGTGAATTCATGAGCCGGCAGATCGCGGCGGCCGGAAACTACGATGACGTCCATCTCTTCTTTCGCTATGTCGATGGACCACCGCCGGCGGAGATGGCTGACGTACCGATTCGAGTGCTGTTGCCCGCTTACATGCTCAGCGAATTGAAGGTCGCATTTTTGATGGGCTTTAAGATCTATTTGCCCTTCTTGATCCTCGATATTGTCGTCGCCAGCGTGACGATCTCGATGGGCATGTTGATGCTGCCGCCGGGGGTGATTTCGTTGCCTTTCAAATTATTGTTGTTCGTGCTGGTCGACGGTTGGCGACTGGTGGTGCAGATGTTGTTGGAGAGCTTTGGCACCCTTCCTGGTTGA
- a CDS encoding CsbD family protein, protein MATKQETRGQWNSIQGAVKEKYGQITDDELREVEGEKEQLIGLIQQKVGAARTEVESFVNKVYQECGATCSNLSDRAASYAEATGERMRQGYDQSTRAVAQRPMESIVTAFGIGLLAGVAIGYSLATDRYREPTWRDRFMNR, encoded by the coding sequence ATGGCAACGAAACAAGAAACCCGTGGACAGTGGAATTCGATCCAAGGGGCTGTCAAAGAGAAATACGGACAGATCACCGACGATGAACTGCGAGAAGTCGAAGGCGAGAAAGAGCAGTTGATCGGATTGATTCAACAGAAAGTCGGCGCCGCCCGAACGGAGGTCGAATCGTTCGTTAACAAAGTCTACCAGGAGTGCGGGGCGACATGCTCGAACCTCTCGGACCGCGCGGCGAGCTATGCCGAAGCGACCGGCGAACGGATGCGTCAAGGCTACGATCAATCAACGCGTGCCGTGGCTCAGCGTCCGATGGAGTCGATCGTGACCGCATTTGGTATCGGCTTGTTGGCCGGTGTCGCAATCGGGTATTCGCTCGCCACCGACCGCTATCGCGAGCCCACCTGGCGCGACCGCTTCATGAACCGCTAA
- a CDS encoding superoxide dismutase family protein: protein MRIYSCAALVALAVVGCEEPGDYTTPNPASPTATDALPVDPITVDPVAVDPATNVPAASDPKTGDPAARVEQSTSAVAICELVPVGDSKVRGAVRFTQEGDVVKVRGEVTGLTPGKHGFHVHEKGDLSDKETGKSTGGHFNPTDQPHGKMSDEKRHVGDLGNIEANEEGIAMIEIDDSVISLTGEHSIVGRAIVIHAEADQFTQPSGDAGDRVAFGKIENASAE, encoded by the coding sequence ATGCGAATCTATTCTTGCGCGGCACTGGTAGCACTCGCTGTCGTGGGCTGTGAGGAACCGGGCGACTACACAACGCCCAACCCGGCGAGCCCGACGGCGACCGACGCGTTGCCCGTCGATCCAATAACCGTCGATCCGGTCGCGGTCGATCCGGCGACCAATGTTCCGGCGGCTAGCGATCCGAAGACTGGCGATCCAGCAGCACGTGTCGAGCAGTCGACGTCAGCTGTTGCGATCTGCGAATTGGTACCGGTCGGCGACAGCAAAGTCCGCGGTGCGGTGCGATTTACTCAGGAGGGGGATGTCGTCAAAGTCCGCGGCGAGGTGACTGGGTTAACTCCCGGAAAGCATGGGTTCCATGTCCATGAAAAGGGAGACCTTTCGGACAAGGAGACTGGCAAATCGACCGGTGGACACTTCAATCCGACCGATCAGCCGCATGGCAAGATGAGCGATGAGAAGCGACACGTCGGCGATCTTGGCAACATCGAAGCGAACGAAGAGGGGATCGCGATGATCGAAATCGACGATTCGGTGATCTCGTTGACCGGTGAACATTCGATCGTCGGACGTGCGATCGTGATCCATGCTGAAGCCGACCAGTTCACGCAACCGAGCGGTGACGCCGGGGATCGCGTTGCGTTCGGTAAGATCGAAAACGCTTCCGCCGAATAA
- a CDS encoding FliO/MopB family protein, producing MFRQPAILLLTLLSMLPTAAQDPLPRVVSNPSYSIQPLNESPATEPSEQASRTSIPLPPAGSKTPTAADSEASTGPLFTVISSLAIVLGLFCGFVWVTRKTGGRQAGTLNRDLFTVLGTSQIDPRHQAALVKCGDRVLLVALTQTGVTTLTEFTEPGEVNELMARATGKARATFAEALKDAGDGKAAHGFVDNQAAPRRSLFSHSAT from the coding sequence ATGTTTCGCCAACCCGCAATCTTGTTGCTGACGTTGCTGTCGATGCTTCCCACCGCGGCTCAAGATCCCTTGCCACGCGTGGTTTCCAATCCCAGCTATTCGATCCAACCGTTGAACGAATCCCCCGCGACGGAACCGTCTGAACAGGCTTCGCGGACATCGATCCCGTTGCCACCGGCGGGCAGCAAAACTCCCACGGCGGCCGACAGCGAAGCCTCTACAGGGCCTTTGTTCACCGTGATCAGCAGTCTCGCGATTGTGCTGGGATTGTTTTGCGGATTCGTCTGGGTGACCCGAAAGACCGGCGGTCGCCAAGCGGGCACGCTCAACCGCGATCTGTTCACCGTCTTGGGCACTTCGCAGATCGATCCCCGCCATCAAGCGGCTTTGGTGAAGTGCGGTGATCGCGTGCTGTTGGTCGCGTTAACGCAGACCGGTGTCACGACGTTAACCGAATTCACCGAACCGGGCGAGGTCAACGAATTGATGGCTCGAGCCACCGGCAAGGCGCGGGCGACGTTTGCCGAAGCGTTAAAAGATGCTGGGGATGGCAAAGCAGCCCATGGCTTTGTCGATAATCAAGCCGCCCCGCGTCGCAGTCTGTTCAGTCACAGCGCGACTTAG
- a CDS encoding Rho termination factor N-terminal domain-containing protein, producing the protein MPRWSDKDQRQYEHIKESQRDSGRSEARAKEVAARTVNKQRREEGRTPNTTTQGTGNPNTPLEDRTVDALRNIASNLNISGRSKMRKRELIEAIRSRRS; encoded by the coding sequence ATGCCACGGTGGAGCGACAAAGACCAGCGTCAATACGAGCACATCAAGGAGAGTCAACGGGACAGCGGAAGGTCGGAAGCGCGTGCTAAAGAGGTAGCGGCTAGGACCGTCAACAAGCAGCGGCGTGAAGAAGGGCGTACCCCGAACACGACAACGCAAGGGACCGGGAATCCAAATACTCCGCTTGAAGACCGAACGGTCGACGCGCTGCGGAACATCGCATCGAATCTCAACATTAGCGGCCGCAGCAAGATGAGAAAACGCGAATTGATTGAAGCGATTCGCAGCCGCCGTTCTTGA